From a single Intestinibaculum porci genomic region:
- a CDS encoding ketopantoate reductase family protein: protein MKTTKGEKRMLKYVIIGSGGTGGALGGYLSKAGKDVTFIARGAHLKAMQEKGLEIIRVHDTLYLEHVKACSEDALQEHPDVIFVCVKSYSIDEVLPFIKSIASPQTVIIPILNIYGTGAMMQKQLPDLYVLDGCIYVASQKKAPGVILMSGDILRVVYGPRRDQEKRVILEEIRDDLNESGIKGLLSDHIERDALKKFSYVSPQGACGLYYHIPAGPMQKPGKERDTFAKLVSEIALLAKAQNIDLGDDIVERNLNILDHLSPDMTTSMQKDIASHHASEIAGLIDQVYSHRAHLSSFSANL from the coding sequence ATGAAGACAACGAAAGGGGAGAAAAGAATGTTAAAATATGTCATAATCGGCAGCGGCGGAACGGGCGGTGCTTTAGGCGGCTATCTATCAAAAGCCGGAAAAGATGTCACTTTCATTGCGCGAGGAGCGCATTTAAAAGCGATGCAGGAAAAAGGCTTAGAGATCATCCGCGTTCATGATACGCTTTATTTAGAGCATGTGAAAGCATGCAGTGAAGATGCTCTTCAGGAGCATCCTGACGTCATTTTTGTCTGCGTGAAAAGTTATTCTATTGATGAGGTTTTGCCATTTATTAAAAGCATTGCGTCGCCCCAAACCGTGATCATTCCGATCCTCAATATTTATGGAACAGGAGCGATGATGCAAAAGCAACTGCCGGATCTTTATGTTCTTGATGGCTGTATTTATGTAGCTTCACAGAAGAAAGCGCCAGGGGTCATCTTAATGAGCGGAGATATCTTAAGAGTTGTCTATGGGCCACGTCGTGATCAGGAAAAGAGGGTGATCTTAGAAGAAATCCGTGATGATTTAAATGAAAGTGGGATTAAGGGGCTATTAAGCGATCATATTGAACGTGATGCTCTCAAGAAATTCTCTTATGTATCCCCGCAAGGTGCTTGCGGTCTGTACTATCATATTCCTGCTGGCCCAATGCAGAAACCCGGCAAAGAGCGTGATACCTTTGCTAAGCTGGTATCCGAAATTGCCTTATTAGCGAAAGCGCAAAATATTGATTTAGGGGATGATATTGTTGAAAGAAACTTAAATATCTTAGATCATTTATCTCCCGATATGACCACTTCAATGCAGAAAGATATTGCTTCTCATCACGCCTCAGAAATAGCAGGGTTAATCGATCAGGTTTATTCGCACCGCGCGCATTTATCATCTTTCTCTGCCAACTTATGA
- a CDS encoding ABC transporter ATP-binding protein: MHIQTHDLAIGYQDHTILDNISITPPAHEISVILGANGCGKSTLLKTFSRLLKPKSGIVTLDRQNIHSLPPKKLAQSLSLLPQSPLVPEGMRVYDLVAQGRYPYLKMMGTLSEKDHQMIQDALAMMHIEDLKDRYIHELSGGQRQRVWIALALAQDPEVLLLDEPTTYLDISYQIELLDALMTLNKQKKTTIIMILHDINLAARYSSYVYAIAHDSIYEGVPSELITPALMQEVYHLNCQVVEDPISHTPLIIPLGKYHQDLE, from the coding sequence ATGCACATTCAAACCCATGATCTTGCCATCGGTTATCAGGATCATACCATCCTAGACAATATTTCCATTACACCGCCAGCGCATGAAATCAGTGTTATCTTAGGTGCTAACGGCTGTGGGAAATCCACGCTATTAAAAACCTTCTCACGCTTACTCAAACCAAAAAGCGGGATTGTCACTCTGGATCGTCAGAACATTCATAGCTTACCACCGAAAAAACTGGCACAGTCATTAAGTTTACTGCCCCAATCACCATTAGTCCCGGAAGGCATGCGCGTCTATGATTTAGTGGCTCAGGGCCGTTATCCGTATTTAAAAATGATGGGTACATTAAGTGAGAAAGATCATCAGATGATTCAGGATGCTTTAGCAATGATGCATATTGAAGATCTTAAAGATCGTTATATTCATGAGTTATCTGGCGGACAGCGCCAGCGCGTCTGGATTGCTTTAGCATTAGCGCAGGATCCAGAAGTATTATTATTAGATGAACCAACCACTTATTTGGATATCTCCTATCAGATCGAATTGCTCGATGCCCTGATGACCCTCAACAAACAGAAGAAGACAACAATCATTATGATCCTTCATGATATCAACCTAGCTGCCCGCTATAGCTCATATGTCTATGCAATAGCCCATGATTCAATTTATGAAGGCGTGCCATCAGAGCTCATTACTCCAGCGTTGATGCAGGAGGTGTATCATTTAAATTGCCAAGTTGTCGAAGATCCCATTTCACACACACCACTTATCATTCCCTTAGGAAAGTATCATCAGGACCTTGAGTAA
- a CDS encoding ISL3 family transposase, translated as MDYTQLAINTQSKNTIIDDGYLKIPNTLTGFINTDTEIEDDPKKADHKIIVYKGIQTVSDEDRICECCGAHMYKNMICAPTRIKHFSYGPTSTVVEVSLNQMQCTNPECNATKMQGVPFKAKHHRITKALEEFIEKLLGRASFTLKSISELTGVGKNIVKAIDLRRLKRLYTVDGKTLRKPQKFCKYLGIDEFKLHNGYKYATHIIDMETGNVLWIARGKSKQVVYDFIDYVGEEWMDHVEAIGCDMNSDFEEAFEERCTHIQPVFDYFHIVKNMNEKLINEIRKDEQARLIAEGNMEAAKHLKKSKHVLCSKKATRDRKDEAAQKGIVKQKKSDLFNLPEIKAIGGWNDKFDLLIKENELLFKADLIKEKITAAYQEDHEWKMAKQIIEIIDLCNETKNEHFIWFANLLSNHFEGIIAHATIKITSSKIEGINNRIKTIRRMGYGYPDDEYFFLKIIDMSRRNPL; from the coding sequence ATGGATTATACACAATTAGCTATTAACACTCAATCTAAAAATACAATCATTGATGATGGATATCTGAAGATTCCTAACACATTAACTGGGTTTATTAATACTGACACTGAAATTGAAGATGATCCTAAGAAAGCCGATCACAAGATCATTGTCTATAAGGGCATTCAGACTGTTTCGGATGAGGATAGAATTTGTGAGTGCTGTGGTGCTCACATGTACAAGAACATGATCTGCGCTCCTACAAGAATCAAGCACTTCAGCTACGGCCCAACAAGCACGGTTGTGGAAGTCAGCCTTAATCAGATGCAGTGTACAAATCCTGAATGTAATGCTACAAAGATGCAGGGTGTTCCATTCAAGGCAAAGCACCATCGCATTACTAAGGCTCTTGAAGAATTCATTGAAAAGCTCCTCGGCAGAGCCTCATTCACTCTTAAGAGCATCTCAGAGCTTACAGGAGTTGGTAAGAATATTGTTAAGGCCATTGACCTTAGAAGACTAAAGAGACTCTATACCGTTGATGGAAAAACTCTTAGAAAGCCGCAAAAGTTCTGCAAATACCTTGGAATTGATGAATTCAAGCTTCATAACGGCTACAAGTATGCCACTCACATCATTGATATGGAAACAGGAAATGTTCTCTGGATCGCTAGAGGAAAGTCTAAGCAGGTTGTCTATGACTTCATTGACTATGTCGGTGAGGAATGGATGGATCATGTTGAGGCCATCGGCTGTGACATGAACAGCGACTTTGAGGAAGCGTTTGAGGAAAGATGTACTCATATACAGCCTGTTTTTGACTACTTTCATATTGTAAAGAACATGAATGAAAAGCTGATCAATGAAATCAGAAAGGATGAGCAGGCACGTCTTATCGCTGAAGGAAATATGGAAGCTGCTAAGCATCTTAAGAAGTCTAAGCACGTTTTATGCTCAAAGAAGGCAACGCGTGACAGGAAGGATGAGGCTGCTCAGAAAGGCATTGTGAAGCAGAAGAAGTCAGATCTGTTTAACCTTCCAGAAATCAAGGCTATCGGTGGGTGGAACGATAAGTTTGATCTTCTTATTAAAGAAAATGAGCTGCTGTTCAAAGCTGATCTTATCAAAGAAAAGATAACAGCAGCCTATCAGGAAGATCATGAATGGAAAATGGCTAAACAGATTATTGAGATCATTGATCTATGCAATGAGACAAAGAATGAACATTTCATTTGGTTTGCTAATCTTCTTTCCAATCATTTTGAAGGTATCATAGCTCATGCAACAATCAAAATCACAAGTTCTAAAATTGAAGGAATTAACAACCGCATTAAGACAATACGTCGAATGGGTTATGGCTATCCTGATGATGAATATTTCTTCTTGAAAATCATTGATATGAGTCGAAGAAATCCGCTATAG
- a CDS encoding iron-siderophore ABC transporter substrate-binding protein, which produces MKKVLTSALLGALVLTGCTSSPTSSKASTDAYPMTITHALGKTVIKNKPQRVAAVGWENGDTPLALNIAPVGISRSNYGKETKHHLHSWADEAFKKLKVNKPNVYDDTDGFDYEAIADSHPDVILAAYSGMSKEDYQKLSKIAPVIPYKTKAWSTSWRAQTIENATPLGKKKEAQALIKKTEALIAKKTAQYPKLKNKTAAFLSLSTANLSSFYIYLNNDPRAAYLKDLGFTTPKSIHKLANGSKDFSITVSSEKANQLSDVDLIVTYGKKSDLKALQKDALIGQIPAIKAGHVVFIEPSSDLAAGATPSILSIPYNLDHYLKAMNKALS; this is translated from the coding sequence ATGAAAAAAGTTTTAACATCAGCGCTCTTAGGCGCCCTTGTCTTAACGGGATGTACATCATCTCCAACATCATCGAAAGCATCAACGGATGCCTATCCGATGACAATTACCCATGCGTTAGGAAAAACTGTTATCAAAAATAAGCCTCAACGCGTAGCGGCAGTCGGTTGGGAGAATGGTGATACACCGTTAGCTTTAAACATTGCCCCCGTTGGCATTTCCCGTTCTAACTATGGGAAAGAAACTAAACATCATTTACATAGCTGGGCTGATGAAGCTTTCAAGAAGCTCAAAGTCAATAAACCAAATGTCTATGATGATACCGATGGCTTTGATTACGAAGCGATCGCCGATTCTCATCCAGATGTCATTCTGGCGGCTTATTCAGGCATGAGTAAAGAAGACTATCAGAAACTCAGTAAGATTGCCCCTGTCATTCCTTACAAAACAAAGGCTTGGAGTACCTCATGGCGTGCTCAGACGATTGAAAATGCAACGCCATTAGGAAAAAAGAAAGAAGCACAGGCCCTCATTAAGAAAACCGAAGCACTGATTGCCAAGAAAACAGCCCAATATCCAAAACTTAAAAATAAAACGGCCGCTTTCTTATCATTATCAACAGCGAATTTAAGTTCGTTCTACATTTATTTGAATAACGATCCAAGAGCAGCCTATTTAAAGGATTTAGGTTTCACAACACCAAAGAGTATTCATAAACTGGCAAATGGTTCAAAAGATTTCAGTATCACAGTTTCAAGTGAGAAAGCCAATCAGTTATCTGATGTGGATCTGATTGTTACTTATGGTAAGAAGAGTGATTTAAAAGCCTTACAGAAAGATGCGTTAATTGGTCAGATTCCGGCTATTAAAGCTGGCCATGTTGTCTTTATTGAGCCGTCATCAGATTTAGCTGCTGGAGCGACCCCAAGTATTTTATCGATTCCTTACAACTTAGATCATTATCTGAAAGCGATGAATAAGGCGCTCTCATAA
- a CDS encoding FecCD family ABC transporter permease produces MKRKYLILMISMILVMSLSLGIGATRTSMKEVLEAFLSPTLTHTSIIVRSRVPRTIGGLLAGFSLALSGLLMQCLTRNDCADGTVLGVNSGASLAVISAMICLGISAHQAYLFFAFIGGLLAFFCVYVLAHSGGRLTPTKMILSGAALSMILSSLISAMILPNIQTMERFRFWQLGSLGAMTMSDLMILGPVLVLAIGISFFLIRPLRLFMLGDEMAISLGVNVPLITTIAAFCSILLVSCVTALCGPIGFIGLMVPHMIKIIGIHDLKHQMVLSMMLGGILLVISDIFARVLGNVEVGVITALIGAPVFIFMLRRSTHA; encoded by the coding sequence ATGAAAAGAAAGTATCTGATACTCATGATCAGCATGATCCTGGTCATGAGTCTTTCTTTAGGAATCGGTGCCACTCGCACATCAATGAAAGAAGTTTTAGAAGCTTTTCTTTCACCTACACTTACTCACACAAGTATTATTGTCCGCTCGCGTGTGCCAAGGACTATCGGCGGCTTATTAGCGGGTTTTAGCCTGGCTTTAAGTGGTCTTCTTATGCAGTGTCTCACCCGTAATGATTGCGCTGATGGGACAGTTTTAGGGGTCAATAGCGGCGCGAGCTTAGCTGTGATTAGCGCGATGATATGTTTAGGCATAAGCGCACACCAGGCCTATCTCTTTTTTGCCTTCATCGGCGGCTTACTGGCCTTTTTCTGCGTCTACGTCTTAGCTCATAGCGGCGGCCGGCTAACGCCCACGAAAATGATTTTATCAGGCGCTGCCTTATCCATGATCTTAAGCAGTCTGATCTCAGCGATGATCTTACCGAATATTCAAACAATGGAACGTTTTCGCTTCTGGCAACTTGGCTCGCTAGGGGCCATGACCATGTCCGATTTAATGATTCTTGGTCCTGTTTTAGTATTGGCTATCGGTATCAGTTTTTTTCTTATCAGACCGTTACGGTTGTTTATGTTAGGAGATGAGATGGCTATCAGTCTAGGGGTCAATGTTCCTCTGATCACAACGATTGCTGCCTTCTGCAGTATTTTATTAGTCAGCTGTGTGACGGCTTTATGCGGTCCGATTGGTTTTATCGGCTTGATGGTACCCCATATGATTAAAATCATCGGCATCCATGATTTAAAACACCAGATGGTTTTAAGTATGATGCTTGGCGGAATTCTGCTTGTCATTAGTGACATTTTTGCCAGAGTCTTAGGTAATGTGGAAGTAGGGGTCATTACCGCTTTAATCGGGGCACCCGTTTTTATCTTTATGTTAAGGAGGAGCACTCATGCGTAA
- a CDS encoding alanine/glycine:cation symporter family protein, with translation MSSWLQSAANAMWGTWMTVLILGTGIFLSIRFRFYYNFRKIPFHFKNTYGKMFKKGEGTGTVSGFAAACTAMANTIGVGNIGGVATALVSGGPGAIFWMWFSGLFGMSIKACEIILGQRYRVKYSESMDEYMCDRSFVMRNALGWKTGAVILAIACFVFGPWTCSVQSESVTSSLKEAFNIDPRISITILGITCFVTIFGGLKRISSVMEKVVPFMAMIYILAGLGILILNITRVPAAFMLIFKSAFTPMAGIGGFAGATVRDAIRYGVARGLYSNDAGTGYGMIAHASAKTDHPVRQASWGWGEVFLDTIVVCSVTALSLILTNVYVTHPGVTSARLTTVAFGEVYGPFGKYFMALAITVFAWTTIIGMYYSCEKSVNYVFGDTHRNKIFTKIYMLYYLVPCVFLYNVQATTLWAMTDILSGIYVIVTMVFIYTKQGEIIRLFKDFWDRYLPLKEAGENVPPVVYGNKENV, from the coding sequence ATGTCATCATGGTTACAATCAGCAGCCAATGCCATGTGGGGGACATGGATGACTGTGCTGATCTTAGGAACAGGAATCTTTCTATCGATTCGTTTCCGTTTTTATTACAACTTTAGAAAAATTCCCTTTCATTTTAAAAATACCTATGGGAAAATGTTTAAGAAAGGGGAAGGAACAGGCACTGTCTCTGGCTTTGCGGCCGCCTGTACGGCCATGGCGAATACCATTGGTGTCGGCAATATCGGCGGGGTCGCCACGGCTCTCGTTTCCGGTGGTCCGGGCGCGATCTTCTGGATGTGGTTTTCCGGTTTATTTGGCATGTCAATCAAAGCCTGTGAAATTATTTTAGGACAGCGTTATCGCGTCAAATACAGCGAATCAATGGACGAATACATGTGCGATCGTTCGTTTGTCATGCGCAATGCCTTAGGCTGGAAAACTGGGGCCGTTATTTTAGCCATTGCCTGCTTTGTCTTTGGACCTTGGACCTGCTCAGTGCAAAGCGAATCCGTCACCAGTTCTTTAAAAGAAGCCTTCAATATTGATCCGCGTATTTCCATTACGATTTTGGGTATTACGTGTTTTGTGACGATCTTTGGCGGTCTCAAACGTATCTCATCAGTCATGGAAAAGGTCGTTCCATTTATGGCGATGATCTATATTTTAGCTGGATTAGGGATCCTGATTCTCAATATCACCAGGGTTCCCGCGGCCTTTATGTTAATTTTTAAAAGCGCCTTTACCCCAATGGCGGGAATTGGCGGTTTCGCCGGAGCAACCGTCCGTGATGCCATTCGTTATGGCGTGGCGCGTGGTCTTTATTCAAATGATGCTGGGACTGGTTATGGGATGATCGCTCATGCCAGCGCTAAAACTGATCATCCGGTTCGTCAGGCTTCCTGGGGCTGGGGTGAAGTTTTCTTGGATACGATTGTCGTATGTTCAGTCACAGCTTTATCATTAATTCTGACAAACGTTTATGTCACCCATCCTGGTGTCACATCAGCCCGTTTAACAACGGTCGCCTTTGGAGAAGTCTATGGTCCTTTTGGCAAGTACTTCATGGCGTTAGCGATTACTGTTTTTGCCTGGACGACTATTATCGGCATGTATTATAGCTGTGAAAAATCCGTAAACTACGTCTTTGGCGACACCCATCGCAATAAGATCTTTACCAAAATTTATATGCTTTATTATTTAGTTCCATGTGTCTTTTTATACAATGTTCAGGCGACAACCCTTTGGGCGATGACCGATATCCTTTCAGGGATCTATGTCATCGTAACGATGGTTTTCATCTACACCAAACAAGGAGAAATCATCCGTCTGTTCAAAGACTTCTGGGATCGTTATTTACCATTAAAAGAAGCTGGGGAAAATGTTCCGCCAGTTGTTTATGGCAACAAGGAGAATGTTTAA
- a CDS encoding DMT family transporter has translation MKKGFLLTALGAACWGFSGTCGQYLFIHAHISSSYLTTMRMLIAGGVLMIITFINSREMLKRLIQNKRDLLQLFIFAIGGLAFSQWTYLTAISYSNAATATVLQYLYPTLLVILTCLKDHRFPQSIEVLCIVLATLGTFVLATHGHLSRLNISMQGLLWGILAAIAACSYTLTPVKLMHRYGSLPIVSLGMMIGGLFMGIAFQSYKHIPALDISGILAMLAIGLIGTALAFTMYLFGVSTIGAIKASMLASLEPVSAAICSFFWLHTTFQFTDFLGFFLIMATVFILAKAKEKAQ, from the coding sequence ATGAAAAAAGGTTTCTTGTTGACTGCCTTAGGGGCCGCCTGCTGGGGCTTTAGCGGGACTTGTGGTCAATATTTATTTATACATGCCCATATCTCCTCATCCTATTTAACAACGATGAGGATGCTGATTGCTGGTGGTGTTTTAATGATCATCACTTTCATAAATTCAAGAGAGATGCTGAAACGTTTGATACAAAATAAACGCGATCTCTTACAGCTTTTCATTTTTGCCATTGGCGGTTTAGCTTTTTCGCAGTGGACATATCTGACCGCTATTTCTTATTCGAATGCGGCCACGGCTACGGTTTTACAGTATTTATATCCAACTTTACTCGTTATTTTGACTTGCCTTAAAGATCATCGTTTCCCTCAAAGCATTGAGGTCTTGTGTATTGTTTTGGCGACCTTAGGGACCTTTGTCCTCGCTACCCATGGTCATCTAAGCAGATTAAATATTTCTATGCAAGGACTCTTATGGGGGATTTTAGCGGCGATAGCAGCCTGCAGCTACACGTTAACTCCGGTGAAACTGATGCATCGTTATGGCAGTCTGCCAATCGTCAGTTTAGGGATGATGATTGGCGGCTTATTTATGGGAATTGCCTTCCAGTCTTATAAACATATCCCAGCCTTAGATATATCTGGCATCTTAGCGATGTTAGCGATCGGTTTAATCGGCACCGCTTTAGCCTTTACTATGTATCTTTTTGGGGTCAGTACAATTGGTGCGATCAAAGCGAGTATGTTAGCGAGCTTAGAGCCGGTCAGTGCCGCAATTTGTTCATTCTTCTGGTTACATACAACCTTTCAGTTCACTGATTTCTTAGGTTTTTTCCTGATAATGGCCACTGTTTTCATCTTAGCAAAAGCCAAAGAAAAGGCTCAATAA
- a CDS encoding FecCD family ABC transporter permease, translating to MRKTIHYQLICLITLLLMIAVSLAYLSFGHTDYALTTVLATLLGQSSQGYFTIKLLKMPQIMVGILAGMAFGIGGNLFQRLFHNPLASPDILGISTSASIGAMIGIMFFQLSGLSLSLLALISSLLGAFLIFYLGRGSSSKMILSGIALQFMGNALISWMQVLGNDYNLASAMRFLTGSLNDANSSDAIILLIVILIVGLLIKIFSRDFELLKLGEELPLVLGQNKTQKRMFFLSLGVLLVAFATAITGPIASVAFIAGPISAKITTNHKSNMLLSGLIGALIVIFAQLLAANVLPYRYPVGVVTALLGAPYLIILLIRQKGAS from the coding sequence ATGCGTAAAACAATTCATTATCAGCTGATCTGTCTGATAACCTTACTTCTAATGATCGCGGTATCTTTGGCTTATTTAAGTTTTGGGCATACCGATTATGCGCTAACAACTGTTTTAGCAACCTTACTTGGGCAAAGCAGTCAGGGGTATTTCACCATTAAGCTTTTAAAGATGCCGCAGATCATGGTAGGTATTTTAGCCGGAATGGCTTTTGGCATTGGCGGAAATCTCTTCCAGCGTCTTTTTCACAACCCCTTAGCATCGCCAGACATTTTAGGCATCAGCACCAGCGCCTCCATCGGCGCGATGATCGGCATTATGTTCTTCCAGCTATCCGGATTATCATTATCCTTATTAGCGCTCATAAGCAGTTTGTTAGGGGCATTTTTGATCTTTTATTTAGGTAGAGGCTCCTCTTCCAAAATGATCTTAAGCGGGATCGCTTTACAGTTTATGGGCAATGCCCTTATTTCCTGGATGCAGGTATTAGGTAATGATTATAACCTCGCTTCAGCGATGCGCTTTTTAACTGGCTCGTTAAATGATGCCAATAGCAGTGATGCTATTATTTTACTAATAGTCATTTTAATCGTTGGTCTTTTAATAAAGATCTTCTCTCGTGATTTTGAATTACTCAAACTCGGTGAAGAGCTGCCCCTTGTTTTAGGACAAAACAAAACCCAAAAACGGATGTTTTTCTTGAGTTTAGGCGTCTTGCTTGTGGCTTTTGCGACCGCGATCACCGGTCCCATTGCGTCCGTTGCCTTTATTGCTGGACCTATTAGTGCCAAAATAACCACAAATCACAAAAGTAACATGCTTTTAAGCGGTCTGATTGGCGCTTTGATTGTCATTTTCGCTCAGCTTTTAGCAGCGAACGTATTGCCTTATCGTTATCCCGTTGGGGTCGTCACCGCTTTATTAGGGGCACCTTATCTTATCATTTTACTCATTCGTCAGAAAGGAGCATCATAA
- a CDS encoding DUF6937 domain-containing protein, whose protein sequence is MNKNKKIDFDQVSIVKRDRSAIIFGNPISNSDYQKAVRSKQRFIKRFGDDQNKDYPVALVANREIGDLLGVSNLLVGERAESVNQEEREIFDHEKGIIVGNIRMGFGHYRISMAMASAAQALGYHLYWMDLNSYPDTTCTKVISAQNDLYSMGSRISQKSRAFNHVVWEPMNYEGFRKLSYNAADQKNAELMAPVFHNIPKDIPLIATHVWPAQAALHGHMKYVVNAIPDNWPMALHLAEGSLHTVQTHQAYQGYRILNGMQGAKVLRPMPEGSLVYTGHYVDHELTANVEKDCEARIRRKEAKQPMRFLLTIGGAGAQREIFAGIIRYLLPLIEEKKAMLYINVGDYRNVWDQLCKEIPELHKRSVEHFDHWKETQTFAQKALDEPIFGIHAFYHQNIFQAVYCTNLLMRSTDVLVTKPSELTFYPIPKLFIHRIGGHEKWGAIHSAEMGDGTLECEDLPHVIQMLELFLNDSSFLQEMCQNIMRNKKMGLYDGAYKVVKLAMEMRGKHNEQ, encoded by the coding sequence ATGAATAAAAACAAGAAGATTGATTTCGATCAAGTATCAATCGTTAAAAGAGATCGTTCGGCTATTATTTTTGGTAATCCCATTAGTAATTCGGATTATCAAAAAGCAGTTCGTTCGAAACAGCGTTTTATTAAACGATTTGGTGATGACCAAAATAAGGATTATCCGGTGGCTTTAGTCGCCAATAGGGAAATTGGGGATTTACTGGGCGTCAGTAACTTGCTTGTTGGGGAGCGTGCTGAAAGCGTAAATCAAGAGGAAAGAGAAATATTTGATCATGAAAAAGGGATCATTGTCGGGAATATCCGCATGGGATTTGGCCATTATCGTATTTCGATGGCCATGGCTTCTGCGGCCCAAGCATTAGGATATCATCTTTACTGGATGGATCTTAACTCTTATCCGGATACAACTTGTACAAAAGTGATCTCTGCCCAAAATGATTTGTACTCCATGGGATCACGTATCTCGCAAAAGAGTCGTGCTTTTAATCATGTCGTTTGGGAACCGATGAACTATGAAGGCTTTCGCAAACTCAGCTATAATGCGGCCGATCAGAAGAATGCGGAATTAATGGCGCCCGTATTTCACAATATTCCTAAAGATATTCCGCTTATTGCGACGCATGTCTGGCCAGCTCAAGCGGCGCTTCATGGACATATGAAATATGTCGTCAATGCCATTCCTGATAACTGGCCGATGGCCCTTCATTTAGCTGAAGGCAGTCTTCATACTGTGCAAACCCATCAGGCTTATCAAGGCTATCGCATTTTAAATGGCATGCAGGGCGCAAAAGTTCTGCGGCCAATGCCTGAAGGCAGTCTTGTTTACACCGGACATTATGTTGATCATGAACTGACTGCAAATGTTGAAAAAGATTGTGAAGCGAGAATCCGTCGAAAGGAAGCCAAACAGCCGATGCGCTTCCTTTTAACCATTGGCGGGGCCGGGGCACAAAGAGAAATCTTTGCTGGAATTATTCGCTATCTGCTCCCACTGATTGAAGAGAAGAAAGCGATGCTTTATATCAATGTAGGAGACTATCGTAATGTCTGGGATCAGTTATGTAAAGAAATTCCTGAACTTCATAAACGTTCTGTCGAACATTTCGATCACTGGAAAGAAACGCAGACATTTGCACAAAAAGCTCTCGATGAACCTATTTTCGGGATTCACGCTTTTTATCATCAGAATATCTTTCAGGCGGTTTATTGTACAAATTTATTAATGCGCAGCACCGATGTTTTAGTGACAAAACCAAGTGAACTGACCTTTTATCCGATTCCTAAACTCTTTATTCACCGGATTGGCGGTCATGAAAAGTGGGGGGCTATTCATTCTGCAGAAATGGGGGATGGCACATTAGAATGCGAAGATCTCCCTCATGTCATTCAAATGCTGGAATTATTCCTGAATGATTCCTCATT
- the mmuM gene encoding homocysteine S-methyltransferase, with the protein MNEYFVIDGAMSSALEELHCPSLNNKLWTASVLAKYPELIKQVHYNYFEAGADCGITASYQASIPGLLEAGYSLAEAEHFITLSVDLFKQAREEWWQNADHTRTYPLCLGSVGPYGAYLADGSEYRGHYKISDQELYNFHKRRIELLHEAGADIILFETDPSLREALVEAQIGEELGLDYWISFSCRDSHHTNEGQTMAECVQALSAYSHLKAIGINCTDPRHILGLIEDLVRVTDLPVFVYPNSGEVYDPVTKTWSGKGDQVSFGDYAYTWYKAGAKGVGGCCTTTEKHIKQVAAARDRFLQMKDIKQIHIK; encoded by the coding sequence ATGAATGAATATTTTGTCATTGATGGCGCGATGTCGAGCGCTTTAGAAGAGCTGCATTGCCCATCACTTAATAACAAATTATGGACCGCTAGTGTCCTCGCTAAATATCCTGAGCTCATTAAGCAGGTGCATTATAACTATTTTGAAGCCGGCGCCGACTGTGGCATTACGGCCAGCTATCAAGCGAGTATTCCTGGTTTATTAGAAGCTGGCTACAGCTTAGCGGAAGCTGAACACTTTATTACTTTATCCGTTGACTTATTCAAGCAGGCTCGTGAAGAGTGGTGGCAAAATGCTGATCATACGCGCACGTATCCGCTTTGTTTAGGATCTGTTGGCCCTTATGGCGCTTATTTAGCCGATGGCAGTGAATATCGTGGCCATTATAAAATCTCAGACCAGGAGCTTTATAACTTTCATAAAAGACGTATTGAATTATTACATGAAGCGGGGGCAGATATTATCTTATTTGAAACCGATCCTTCTTTAAGAGAAGCACTTGTCGAAGCGCAAATCGGTGAAGAATTAGGTCTTGATTACTGGATCAGTTTCTCTTGTCGTGACTCACATCATACCAATGAAGGACAGACGATGGCAGAATGCGTGCAGGCTTTATCTGCTTACTCACATTTAAAAGCAATTGGCATCAACTGTACAGATCCGCGTCATATTCTAGGGCTGATTGAAGATCTCGTCCGCGTAACGGATTTACCAGTCTTTGTTTATCCAAATAGCGGTGAAGTCTATGATCCCGTTACCAAAACATGGTCAGGAAAGGGTGATCAGGTTTCCTTTGGTGATTATGCTTATACCTGGTATAAAGCTGGCGCAAAAGGCGTCGGCGGCTGTTGCACAACAACCGAAAAACATATTAAGCAAGTCGCCGCAGCACGTGATCGTTTCTTACAGATGAAAGATATTAAACAAATTCATATCAAATAA